In Candidatus Manganitrophus noduliformans, the genomic stretch AAGGAAGGGGGAGAGATGATCTACGCCACGACCCCTGCGGAGCTCTTTGTGGTCTGCGGAGAGCATGTCTTTCGGATCATCGCAATCCCCAAGCGCGTCCCCTCCAAGACGGTGCGGCTGATGACCGGAGGCTCCGACCGGATCAAATCGAACCTCTCGCTCATGCGGGGGATGCCCTACGAGGAGAAGCTGCTCACCCTGATCCGGGCGGTCTATACCGATCAAATCCCGGAGAGCTTTGCGATCACGCCGATCCGGAAGACGTTCGATCTCTTTCGAGACATCGAGATCACCCTCACGCGGACCATCTCGGTGGAGGGAGAAGGCCTTCAGGTCAAAGAGTACCTGGTTCAACCGAGGGGATCGCGTGTGGAGATGCGCGAGAAGGATTTTCTGAAAGTCGAGCTTGCGCTCCGGCCGGTCGCGGTCACCATCGATCGTCTCACGCTGACCTCCGGCCAGACGGCGCGCCTCTTGATCGTCGAGCGGCGGGGGGAGGGGAACTGATGAATTGGATCGAAGCGTTTTGGAGCGGCTTGACTGCGAAGCAGAAACGCAAGGGGATTTTGGCCCTCCTGGTCGTCGCGGTGCTGGGCGTGGGGGTCTGGGGATACCGATTGAGCCGGGGAGGTTCCACCTCGCCTCCTGTTGAGCAGAAAAAGGAGATTTCTCTGGAGCCGAAGATGCTGGAGAAATCGCTCGTGATGGAGTCCCAGAAGGAGTTGCGCCGCCAGGAGGAAAGCATCACGCAACTGCGCCAGGAGCTTGAGTCGTTAAAAAAGGAAAAGGAGGAGAAAAAAACCGGGAAGGATGCGGCACATCCCCCGAAGATGACGTTATCTCAGAGAAACGCGTTTCCTGCGCCTCCGCCTCCCCCTCCGATCGAAGTCCGGATTCCTCCACCCCCCTCGCCGGGACGGGAGGGGGCGGCCGGAGGGCCGGAGCGGGAAGTGCTCGGAGAAATCGCCGTGATCTCCAATCCCTACGCCAAAGCGGCCAGGGAGGAAGAAGGGGCCGATCGGAAAAAAGAAAAGAGAACGATCTATCTCCCCCCTTCCTTCATGGAGGCGACGCTCTTGACCGGGCTCGATGCCGAGACGGTGGAGTCCGCGAAGGGGAATCCCGAGCCGGTGTTGCTGCGAATTCGCGACCTGGCGGTCCTTCCAAATCAGATCAAGGCCAATCTGAAAGGCTGTTTTGTCATCGCGCACGGTTTCGGGAAACTCTCGAAAGAGCGCGTCGAGCTGCGACTGGTGACCCTCTCCTGCCTGGCGAAGAACGGCCAGGCGGTGATCGACCAGGGGATCAAAGGGTATGTCGCGGACGAAGACGGCAAGAACGGCTTGAGAGGAAACGTCGTCTCCCGAATGGGATCGGCGGTGGCGCGGGGGGCGCTTGCAGGCTTTTTCGGAGGGGCGGGAGACGCCTTTCGGGCTTCAGCGAGTGCCACGGCGGTCAGTCCTCTTGGAGCGACTCAGCTGATCAAGCCGGAAGATTTAGGCAAAGCCGCGATCGGCGGGGGCCTCTCCGGGGGATCGGACCAGTTGGAGAAGCTCTATCTGGATCTGGCCCGCCAGGCCACCCCGATCATCGAAGTCGGGGCGACAAAGACGGTCACACTGGTCGTGACCGAAGGGGTCGATCTGGTCATTAAAGAGATCTGCATCGGAGGGCAGTCATGCGAAAAATAAGCGTTGGATTGCTGACGGTCTTCCTGTCAGGCTGCGCCATCTTCAATCCCTATAACGACAATTTCACCTGTCCCAAGACTTACAACGGAAAGTGCGTCTCGCCCGCCTCCGCCTATCAGGAGTCCTTGGAGGGCAAGGAGAAGGAAGAAGAGGGGCCGTTGAAGAGGGGGAGTGAGAAAGAACTCTCCTTGAGCGAGGCGAGCTATCAGAGCGCCTTGTACGAGAAGCTCACGGGGTTGTTGCGCGAGCCGACCACCCCGATGATCGCCCCTCCCCAGGTAATGCGGGTGCTGATCCTCCCTTACAAAGGAGAAGGGGCCCGGCTCTACATGTCCCGGTATGTCTACATCCTTATCGAGGAGCCGAAATGGGTGCTGGGAAATCAGTGGCTCAACGAGGAAGCGGCCGCCAGGGCGACGGCATTGCCTCTCCAGAAGTAAGGGAGGTTCGTGATGATGCTTCCCAATCTGTTTAATATCTTCGGCAGGAACGGCGGGCTGACGATTTCCGAACTGGAATCGATGAGCCATCGGAATAAATTCTCCGATTATCTGCCGTGGGCCGCCTACGATGAGCGGGCGACGCTCTATTACAACACCGACGAGACGGTCGGATTTCTCTTCGAATGCGTGCCGCTGGCCTTCGCAGGCGCCCGCACGCAGACCACGCTCGATGCGCTCTTTCGGATCGATTTCCCGGAAAGATCGATCGTTCAATTCATTCTCTACGCCGACGACAACATCGATCCGTATCTTGACGCCATCCGGCGATCGAGGGGGAGAGAGAGCCCCATCGTCAGGAACGCGACCGAGGCCATGTGCGATTTCCTCTTGAAAGGAGTGAAGGGGATGGCCTCTCTCTCCGGCATTCCGATCCGCAACTTCAGACTCTTCGTGGCGGTGAAGATGCCGAAGGAGGAACTGACCCCCCGGAGACTGGAGGAAATCCACATCACGATCAGAGAGACGCTTCATGGAGCGTCTCTCTCTCCGGAGGAGGTCCCCCCGGAGGCCTTGCTCGATTGGATGAGACGGCTCTTCAACGGGAAGGGGTCGGTGAACAATACCCGTTATGCCGATGGGATTCCGATCCGAAAGCAGATCATCCTCTCCGAAACGGAAATAAAAAAGCAGACGGCCCATCTTCAGATCGGAGACCGCATCTTCCGTTGCGCCACCCCGAAGATCTTTCCGAAAGAGGTCGACCTGTTTCAGACCGGCCAGCTCTTCGGAGGCTGCTGGGGGATGGATGGAGATCAGATGAAGACCCCCTTTCTCTATACGCTCAACATCCTCTTCCACAATCTGAAAGCGGCGCTGCACAAGAAGTGCAACATGATCCTGTTCCAAAAAGGGTTTGGGAGCTTTGCCAGAACCCTCGCCCGCAAGCAGGACGAATTTCAGTGGGCGACCGACGAGCTGGAGAAGGGGACCCGCTTTCTGCGGGTGATCCCGATCTTATGGGTGTGGGATCAGGATCAGAAGAGCGCGTCGGAAGCGATCATCCGGGCCAAGCGGCTCTGGGAGGGCCAGGGCTATATCATGCAGGAGGACAGGGGGATTCTCCCGATTCTGTTCATCTCGGCCCTTCCTTTCGGGCTCTACGATCAGGGGGGCGCCATCGATCTTCTCGACCGCGACTTCATCGCCCCGTTGGATGCGATTTCTTCCATTCTCCCGGTCCAATCCGATTTCGCGGGAGGAGGGGCTCCGGTGATGAGCTTCGCCGGCCGGAAGGGACAGGCCGCTCGAATCGACATTTTCGATCAACGCGCCAGCAATCATAACGTTTTTATCGCGGGAGGAAGCGGCAAAGGGAAATCGTTTTTCGTAAATAGCAAGGGGTTCGGCTGTTTCGCGAGCAATGCGATGCTCAGGATCATCGATATCGGCGGCTCCTATAAAAAACTGGCCCGGATGTTCAAGGGACGCTACCTCGATTTCAGAGAGGATTCGAAGATCTGCCTCAATCCCTTCACCCATATCCGGGAAATCAAGGAAGACCTTTCGGTCATTGCGTCGATCGTGCTTCAGATGATCTTTTCAACGACGGGGGCGGCCCCCGCCGAATCGGCTGAGACCGCGATGACGCTGATCAAATCGGCGGTGAAGTGGGCCTACGAGTCCGAGGGGAAC encodes the following:
- a CDS encoding type-F conjugative transfer system secretin TraK, with translation MALLIAFFLFGLSGPAFSQEAPSEDIRILPEVATPVEMSASDANRIVCGATIEDVIFSKEKGISIHYTKKDAFLKFQIVKEGGEMIYATTPAELFVVCGEHVFRIIAIPKRVPSKTVRLMTGGSDRIKSNLSLMRGMPYEEKLLTLIRAVYTDQIPESFAITPIRKTFDLFRDIEITLTRTISVEGEGLQVKEYLVQPRGSRVEMREKDFLKVELALRPVAVTIDRLTLTSGQTARLLIVERRGEGN
- a CDS encoding TraB/VirB10 family protein, which produces MNWIEAFWSGLTAKQKRKGILALLVVAVLGVGVWGYRLSRGGSTSPPVEQKKEISLEPKMLEKSLVMESQKELRRQEESITQLRQELESLKKEKEEKKTGKDAAHPPKMTLSQRNAFPAPPPPPPIEVRIPPPPSPGREGAAGGPEREVLGEIAVISNPYAKAAREEEGADRKKEKRTIYLPPSFMEATLLTGLDAETVESAKGNPEPVLLRIRDLAVLPNQIKANLKGCFVIAHGFGKLSKERVELRLVTLSCLAKNGQAVIDQGIKGYVADEDGKNGLRGNVVSRMGSAVARGALAGFFGGAGDAFRASASATAVSPLGATQLIKPEDLGKAAIGGGLSGGSDQLEKLYLDLARQATPIIEVGATKTVTLVVTEGVDLVIKEICIGGQSCEK
- a CDS encoding TraV family lipoprotein — protein: MRKISVGLLTVFLSGCAIFNPYNDNFTCPKTYNGKCVSPASAYQESLEGKEKEEEGPLKRGSEKELSLSEASYQSALYEKLTGLLREPTTPMIAPPQVMRVLILPYKGEGARLYMSRYVYILIEEPKWVLGNQWLNEEAAARATALPLQK
- a CDS encoding TraC family protein, translating into MMLPNLFNIFGRNGGLTISELESMSHRNKFSDYLPWAAYDERATLYYNTDETVGFLFECVPLAFAGARTQTTLDALFRIDFPERSIVQFILYADDNIDPYLDAIRRSRGRESPIVRNATEAMCDFLLKGVKGMASLSGIPIRNFRLFVAVKMPKEELTPRRLEEIHITIRETLHGASLSPEEVPPEALLDWMRRLFNGKGSVNNTRYADGIPIRKQIILSETEIKKQTAHLQIGDRIFRCATPKIFPKEVDLFQTGQLFGGCWGMDGDQMKTPFLYTLNILFHNLKAALHKKCNMILFQKGFGSFARTLARKQDEFQWATDELEKGTRFLRVIPILWVWDQDQKSASEAIIRAKRLWEGQGYIMQEDRGILPILFISALPFGLYDQGGAIDLLDRDFIAPLDAISSILPVQSDFAGGGAPVMSFAGRKGQAARIDIFDQRASNHNVFIAGGSGKGKSFFVNSKGFGCFASNAMLRIIDIGGSYKKLARMFKGRYLDFREDSKICLNPFTHIREIKEDLSVIASIVLQMIFSTTGAAPAESAETAMTLIKSAVKWAYESEGNDAQIDTVRHYLRSFPKYMDEEFTGNENFTDLAQILAFNLTEFTSGNSYGRWFNGKSTFDISQDEWVVLELEYLKPQKELFKVVTLQVINEVTRDLYLSDRMRPRMAIFDEAWQFLESGADSVALKEVIKEGYRRARKYRASFTIITQSLLDSKMFGAVGDVIRANSAFKFYLESTDFEKAREEKLIDYDPFTMKLLKSVKSNRPKYSEIFMDTPFGVGVVRLVVDPFSYYVYTSDGKEVAEIESMVSRGMPYEEAIGEMVRKYRS